In a genomic window of Passer domesticus isolate bPasDom1 chromosome 3, bPasDom1.hap1, whole genome shotgun sequence:
- the CPSF3 gene encoding cleavage and polyadenylation specificity factor subunit 3 isoform X2 — MLDCGIHPGLEGMDALPYIDLIDPAEIDLLLISHFHLDHCGALPWFLQKTSFKGRTFMTHATKAIYRWLLSDYVKVSNISADDMLYTETDLEESMDKIETINFHEVKEVAGIKFWCYHAGHVLGAAMFMIEIAGVKLLYTGDFSRQEDRHLMAAEIPNIKPDILIIESTYGTHIHEKREEREARFCNTVHDIVNRGGRGLIPVFALGRAQELLLILDEYWQNHPELHDIPIYYASSLAKKCMAVYQTYVNAMNDKIRKQININNPFVFKHISNLKSMDHFDDIGPSVVMASPGMMQSGLSRELFESWCTDKRNGVIIAGYCVEGTLAKHIMSEPEEITTMSGQKLPLKMSVDYISFSAHTDYQQTSEFIRALKPPHVILVHGEQNEMARLKAALIREYEDNDEVHIEVHNPRNTEAVTLNFRGEKLAKVMGSLADKKPEQGQRISGILVKRNFNYHILSPCDLSNYTDLAMSTVTQTQAIPYTGPFNLLYYQLQKLTGDVEEIEIQQKPALKVFKNITVIQEPGMVVLEWVANPANDMYADTVTTVILEVQSNPKIQKAAVSKISKKIDMDVYRKRMEIMLQDMFGEDCVSSKDDSVLCITVDGKTANISLDTRTVDCEPGSEDDESLREMVELAAQRLYDALSPVY; from the exons atg ctTGACTGTGGAATCCatcctgggctggaaggaaTGGATGCTCTTCCTTACATCGATTTGATAGATCCAGCTGAGATTGATCTCCTCCTTATTAGTCA CTTCCATTTAGATCACTGTGGGGCTTTGCCATGGTTTTTACAGAAAACAAGTTTTAAGGGAAGGACGTTTATGACTCATGCCACAAAAGCTATTTACAGATGGCTTCTTTCAGACTATGTTAAAGTCAG TAACATCTCAGCAGATGACATGCTGTACACAGAAACAGACCTTGAAGAAAGCATGGACAAGATTGAGACCATCAACTTCCATGAAGTGAAAGAGGTGGCAGGAATCAAATTCTGGTGCTACCACGCAGGCCACGTTCTGGGAGCAGCCATGTTTATGATTGAAATAGCTGGTGTGAAg CTGTTATATACAGGTGATTTCTCAAGGCAGGAAGACAGACACCTGATGGCAGCTGAGATTCCCAATATTAAACCTGACATTCTTATAATT GAATCCACATATGGCACTCACATCCATGAGAAGCGGGAGGAGCGCGAGGCGAGGTTCTGCAACACCGTTCACGACATCGTCAACAGAGGGGGCCGGGGTCTCATCCCTGTGTTTGCCCTGGGTCGagctcaagagctgctcctaaTCTTAG aTGAATACTGGCAGAATCATCCTGAACTCCATGATATCCCCATATACTATGCCTCCTCTTTGGCAAAGAAATGTATGGCAGTTTATCAGACGTACGTCAATGCCATGAATGACAAAATCCGCAAGCAAATCAACATCAACAATCCTTTTGTTTTCAAGCATATCAGTAATCTGAAG AGTATGGACCACTTTGATGACATTGGCCCCAGTGTTGTGATGGCTTCCCCAGGTATGATGCAGAGTGGCTTATCCAGGGAGTTGTTTGAGAGCTGGTGCACAGATAAAAGAAATGGAGTCATTATTGCAGGGTACTGCGTTGAAGGAACTCTTGCTAAG caCATCATGTCTGAACCTGAAGAGATCACAACTATGTCAGGGCAAAAACTCCCACTGAAGATGTCTGTGGattacatttctttctctgctcACACAGATTATCAACAAACCAGTGAATTTATCCGGGCTCTGAAGCCTCCACATGTG ATTTTAGTTCATGGTGAGCAGAATGAAATGGCCAGATTGAAAGCAGCATTGATACGGGAGTATGAGGATAATGATGAAGTTCATATAGAAGTTCATAATCCTAGGAATACTGAAGCTGTGACATTAAACTTCAGAGGAGAAAAACTTGCCAAG GTGATGGGATCTTTAGCAGATAAGAAACCAGAGCAAGGACAGAGAATTTCTGGAATCCTagttaaaagaaattttaactATCACATCCTTTCTCCATGTGACCTCTCTA ATTACACGGACTTGGCGATGAGCACAGTGACGCAGACACAGGCCATTCCCTACACGGGCCCTTTCAATCTGCTTTATTACCAGCTGCAGAAACTCACTG GTGATGTAGAAGAaatagaaatccaacaaaaaccAGCCCTGAaggttttcaaaaatattaCTGTGATCCAGGAACCAGGCATGGTAGTTCTTGAG tGGGTGGCAAATCCTGCTAATGATATGTATGCAGACACTGTGACAACAGTGATACTGGAAGTTCAGTCAAACCccaaaatacagaaag ctgcaGTAAGTAAGATTTCCAAAAAAATAGATATGGATGTATATAGGAAGAGAATGGAGATCATGCTTCA GGATATGTTTGGAGAGGACTGTGTGAGTTCCAAAGATGACTCTGTGCTGTGCATCACCGTGGATGGAAAGACTGCCAACATTTCCCTGGACACTCGG ACAGTTGACTGTGAGCCAGGAAGCGAAGACGACGAATCCCTTCGTGAAATGGTGGAactggcagcacagaggcttTATGATGCCCTCAGCCCTGTATACTGA
- the IAH1 gene encoding isoamyl acetate-hydrolyzing esterase 1 homolog isoform X2: MKLQSNNSLDFEGTTRSVPPEYSFQENGWGAYLAERLVRKCDVVNRGISGYNTRWAKLILPRLITESTSPDSIAAVTIFFGANDSALKELNPKQHVPLEEYAANLKSMVQYLKSVDITADKIILITPPPLQESAWEKACLAKGEKLNRSNGTTGQYAQACVQAARECGTEVLDLWSLMQRNQDFSSYLSDGLHLSTKGNSFLAAQLWSRLENKLSALPSLLPYWRDVDHTNPEASLL, from the exons ATGAAGCTACAGTCCAACAACAGTCTGGATTTTGAAGGGACCACAAGATCTGTCCCTCCAGAG tACTCCTTCCAGGAAAATGGCTGGGGGGCATACCTTGCTGAGAGACTGGTCAG aaaatgtgatgTTGTGAACCGTGGGATCTCAGGGTACAACACCAGATGGGCAAAATTGATTCTTCCAAGACTGATCACTGAAAGTACTAGTCCTGACAGTATTGCTGCAGTTACTATTTTCTTTGGAGCTAATGACAGTGCTTTGAAAG AGCTGAACCCCAAGCAGCACGTGCCTCTGGAGGAGTACGCCGCCAACCTGAAGAGCATGGTGCAGTACCTGAAGTCAGTAGACATTACTGCAGACAAGATTATTTTGATAACACCCCCACCTCTTCAGGAATCAGCTTGGGAAAAGGCATGTCTTGCCAAAG GTGAGAAACTGAACCGCAGCAACGGCACCACGGGGCAGTACGCGCAGGCCTGCGTGCAGGCCGCCCGGGAGTGCGGCACCGAGGTGCTCGACCTCTGGAGCCTGATGCAGAGGAATCAG GATTTCTCTTCCTATTTGTCTGATGGTCTTCATTTATCAACAAAAGGCAACAGCTTTCTAGCAGCTCAGCTGTGGTCACGCCTGGAAAACAAACTGTCTGCTCTTCCTTCACTGCTTCCTTACTGGCGTGACGTGGACCACACGAACCCCGAGGCCAGTCTTCtgtga
- the IAH1 gene encoding isoamyl acetate-hydrolyzing esterase 1 homolog isoform X1, whose protein sequence is MALPEAGARGRLLRWPRVVLFGDSITEYSFQENGWGAYLAERLVRKCDVVNRGISGYNTRWAKLILPRLITESTSPDSIAAVTIFFGANDSALKELNPKQHVPLEEYAANLKSMVQYLKSVDITADKIILITPPPLQESAWEKACLAKGEKLNRSNGTTGQYAQACVQAARECGTEVLDLWSLMQRNQDFSSYLSDGLHLSTKGNSFLAAQLWSRLENKLSALPSLLPYWRDVDHTNPEASLL, encoded by the exons ATGGCGCTGCCGGAGGCGGGAGCCCGCGGGCGGCTGCTGCGCTGGCCCCGCGTCGTTCTCTTCGGAGACTCCATCACTGAG tACTCCTTCCAGGAAAATGGCTGGGGGGCATACCTTGCTGAGAGACTGGTCAG aaaatgtgatgTTGTGAACCGTGGGATCTCAGGGTACAACACCAGATGGGCAAAATTGATTCTTCCAAGACTGATCACTGAAAGTACTAGTCCTGACAGTATTGCTGCAGTTACTATTTTCTTTGGAGCTAATGACAGTGCTTTGAAAG AGCTGAACCCCAAGCAGCACGTGCCTCTGGAGGAGTACGCCGCCAACCTGAAGAGCATGGTGCAGTACCTGAAGTCAGTAGACATTACTGCAGACAAGATTATTTTGATAACACCCCCACCTCTTCAGGAATCAGCTTGGGAAAAGGCATGTCTTGCCAAAG GTGAGAAACTGAACCGCAGCAACGGCACCACGGGGCAGTACGCGCAGGCCTGCGTGCAGGCCGCCCGGGAGTGCGGCACCGAGGTGCTCGACCTCTGGAGCCTGATGCAGAGGAATCAG GATTTCTCTTCCTATTTGTCTGATGGTCTTCATTTATCAACAAAAGGCAACAGCTTTCTAGCAGCTCAGCTGTGGTCACGCCTGGAAAACAAACTGTCTGCTCTTCCTTCACTGCTTCCTTACTGGCGTGACGTGGACCACACGAACCCCGAGGCCAGTCTTCtgtga
- the CPSF3 gene encoding cleavage and polyadenylation specificity factor subunit 3 isoform X3, whose protein sequence is MTHATKAIYRWLLSDYVKVSNISADDMLYTETDLEESMDKIETINFHEVKEVAGIKFWCYHAGHVLGAAMFMIEIAGVKLLYTGDFSRQEDRHLMAAEIPNIKPDILIIESTYGTHIHEKREEREARFCNTVHDIVNRGGRGLIPVFALGRAQELLLILDEYWQNHPELHDIPIYYASSLAKKCMAVYQTYVNAMNDKIRKQININNPFVFKHISNLKSMDHFDDIGPSVVMASPGMMQSGLSRELFESWCTDKRNGVIIAGYCVEGTLAKHIMSEPEEITTMSGQKLPLKMSVDYISFSAHTDYQQTSEFIRALKPPHVILVHGEQNEMARLKAALIREYEDNDEVHIEVHNPRNTEAVTLNFRGEKLAKVMGSLADKKPEQGQRISGILVKRNFNYHILSPCDLSNYTDLAMSTVTQTQAIPYTGPFNLLYYQLQKLTGDVEEIEIQQKPALKVFKNITVIQEPGMVVLEWVANPANDMYADTVTTVILEVQSNPKIQKAAVSKISKKIDMDVYRKRMEIMLQDMFGEDCVSSKDDSVLCITVDGKTANISLDTRTVDCEPGSEDDESLREMVELAAQRLYDALSPVY, encoded by the exons ATGACTCATGCCACAAAAGCTATTTACAGATGGCTTCTTTCAGACTATGTTAAAGTCAG TAACATCTCAGCAGATGACATGCTGTACACAGAAACAGACCTTGAAGAAAGCATGGACAAGATTGAGACCATCAACTTCCATGAAGTGAAAGAGGTGGCAGGAATCAAATTCTGGTGCTACCACGCAGGCCACGTTCTGGGAGCAGCCATGTTTATGATTGAAATAGCTGGTGTGAAg CTGTTATATACAGGTGATTTCTCAAGGCAGGAAGACAGACACCTGATGGCAGCTGAGATTCCCAATATTAAACCTGACATTCTTATAATT GAATCCACATATGGCACTCACATCCATGAGAAGCGGGAGGAGCGCGAGGCGAGGTTCTGCAACACCGTTCACGACATCGTCAACAGAGGGGGCCGGGGTCTCATCCCTGTGTTTGCCCTGGGTCGagctcaagagctgctcctaaTCTTAG aTGAATACTGGCAGAATCATCCTGAACTCCATGATATCCCCATATACTATGCCTCCTCTTTGGCAAAGAAATGTATGGCAGTTTATCAGACGTACGTCAATGCCATGAATGACAAAATCCGCAAGCAAATCAACATCAACAATCCTTTTGTTTTCAAGCATATCAGTAATCTGAAG AGTATGGACCACTTTGATGACATTGGCCCCAGTGTTGTGATGGCTTCCCCAGGTATGATGCAGAGTGGCTTATCCAGGGAGTTGTTTGAGAGCTGGTGCACAGATAAAAGAAATGGAGTCATTATTGCAGGGTACTGCGTTGAAGGAACTCTTGCTAAG caCATCATGTCTGAACCTGAAGAGATCACAACTATGTCAGGGCAAAAACTCCCACTGAAGATGTCTGTGGattacatttctttctctgctcACACAGATTATCAACAAACCAGTGAATTTATCCGGGCTCTGAAGCCTCCACATGTG ATTTTAGTTCATGGTGAGCAGAATGAAATGGCCAGATTGAAAGCAGCATTGATACGGGAGTATGAGGATAATGATGAAGTTCATATAGAAGTTCATAATCCTAGGAATACTGAAGCTGTGACATTAAACTTCAGAGGAGAAAAACTTGCCAAG GTGATGGGATCTTTAGCAGATAAGAAACCAGAGCAAGGACAGAGAATTTCTGGAATCCTagttaaaagaaattttaactATCACATCCTTTCTCCATGTGACCTCTCTA ATTACACGGACTTGGCGATGAGCACAGTGACGCAGACACAGGCCATTCCCTACACGGGCCCTTTCAATCTGCTTTATTACCAGCTGCAGAAACTCACTG GTGATGTAGAAGAaatagaaatccaacaaaaaccAGCCCTGAaggttttcaaaaatattaCTGTGATCCAGGAACCAGGCATGGTAGTTCTTGAG tGGGTGGCAAATCCTGCTAATGATATGTATGCAGACACTGTGACAACAGTGATACTGGAAGTTCAGTCAAACCccaaaatacagaaag ctgcaGTAAGTAAGATTTCCAAAAAAATAGATATGGATGTATATAGGAAGAGAATGGAGATCATGCTTCA GGATATGTTTGGAGAGGACTGTGTGAGTTCCAAAGATGACTCTGTGCTGTGCATCACCGTGGATGGAAAGACTGCCAACATTTCCCTGGACACTCGG ACAGTTGACTGTGAGCCAGGAAGCGAAGACGACGAATCCCTTCGTGAAATGGTGGAactggcagcacagaggcttTATGATGCCCTCAGCCCTGTATACTGA
- the CPSF3 gene encoding cleavage and polyadenylation specificity factor subunit 3 isoform X1: protein MPFRVARAAQARRKAAEGGGSAAMAAKRKAEALIPAEESDQLLIRPLGAGQEVGRSCIILEFKGRKIMLDCGIHPGLEGMDALPYIDLIDPAEIDLLLISHFHLDHCGALPWFLQKTSFKGRTFMTHATKAIYRWLLSDYVKVSNISADDMLYTETDLEESMDKIETINFHEVKEVAGIKFWCYHAGHVLGAAMFMIEIAGVKLLYTGDFSRQEDRHLMAAEIPNIKPDILIIESTYGTHIHEKREEREARFCNTVHDIVNRGGRGLIPVFALGRAQELLLILDEYWQNHPELHDIPIYYASSLAKKCMAVYQTYVNAMNDKIRKQININNPFVFKHISNLKSMDHFDDIGPSVVMASPGMMQSGLSRELFESWCTDKRNGVIIAGYCVEGTLAKHIMSEPEEITTMSGQKLPLKMSVDYISFSAHTDYQQTSEFIRALKPPHVILVHGEQNEMARLKAALIREYEDNDEVHIEVHNPRNTEAVTLNFRGEKLAKVMGSLADKKPEQGQRISGILVKRNFNYHILSPCDLSNYTDLAMSTVTQTQAIPYTGPFNLLYYQLQKLTGDVEEIEIQQKPALKVFKNITVIQEPGMVVLEWVANPANDMYADTVTTVILEVQSNPKIQKAAVSKISKKIDMDVYRKRMEIMLQDMFGEDCVSSKDDSVLCITVDGKTANISLDTRTVDCEPGSEDDESLREMVELAAQRLYDALSPVY, encoded by the exons ATGCCGTTCCGGGTCGCGCGGGCTGCGCAGGCGCGGCGGAAGGCGGCGGAaggcggcggcagcgcggccATGGCGGCCAAGCGCAAAGCTGAGGCGCTGATCCCGGCCGAGGAGAGCGACCAGCTGCTCATCCGGCCCCT AGGGGCTGGCCAGGAAGTGGGAAGGTCATGCATCATTCTGGagtttaaaggaagaaaaataatg ctTGACTGTGGAATCCatcctgggctggaaggaaTGGATGCTCTTCCTTACATCGATTTGATAGATCCAGCTGAGATTGATCTCCTCCTTATTAGTCA CTTCCATTTAGATCACTGTGGGGCTTTGCCATGGTTTTTACAGAAAACAAGTTTTAAGGGAAGGACGTTTATGACTCATGCCACAAAAGCTATTTACAGATGGCTTCTTTCAGACTATGTTAAAGTCAG TAACATCTCAGCAGATGACATGCTGTACACAGAAACAGACCTTGAAGAAAGCATGGACAAGATTGAGACCATCAACTTCCATGAAGTGAAAGAGGTGGCAGGAATCAAATTCTGGTGCTACCACGCAGGCCACGTTCTGGGAGCAGCCATGTTTATGATTGAAATAGCTGGTGTGAAg CTGTTATATACAGGTGATTTCTCAAGGCAGGAAGACAGACACCTGATGGCAGCTGAGATTCCCAATATTAAACCTGACATTCTTATAATT GAATCCACATATGGCACTCACATCCATGAGAAGCGGGAGGAGCGCGAGGCGAGGTTCTGCAACACCGTTCACGACATCGTCAACAGAGGGGGCCGGGGTCTCATCCCTGTGTTTGCCCTGGGTCGagctcaagagctgctcctaaTCTTAG aTGAATACTGGCAGAATCATCCTGAACTCCATGATATCCCCATATACTATGCCTCCTCTTTGGCAAAGAAATGTATGGCAGTTTATCAGACGTACGTCAATGCCATGAATGACAAAATCCGCAAGCAAATCAACATCAACAATCCTTTTGTTTTCAAGCATATCAGTAATCTGAAG AGTATGGACCACTTTGATGACATTGGCCCCAGTGTTGTGATGGCTTCCCCAGGTATGATGCAGAGTGGCTTATCCAGGGAGTTGTTTGAGAGCTGGTGCACAGATAAAAGAAATGGAGTCATTATTGCAGGGTACTGCGTTGAAGGAACTCTTGCTAAG caCATCATGTCTGAACCTGAAGAGATCACAACTATGTCAGGGCAAAAACTCCCACTGAAGATGTCTGTGGattacatttctttctctgctcACACAGATTATCAACAAACCAGTGAATTTATCCGGGCTCTGAAGCCTCCACATGTG ATTTTAGTTCATGGTGAGCAGAATGAAATGGCCAGATTGAAAGCAGCATTGATACGGGAGTATGAGGATAATGATGAAGTTCATATAGAAGTTCATAATCCTAGGAATACTGAAGCTGTGACATTAAACTTCAGAGGAGAAAAACTTGCCAAG GTGATGGGATCTTTAGCAGATAAGAAACCAGAGCAAGGACAGAGAATTTCTGGAATCCTagttaaaagaaattttaactATCACATCCTTTCTCCATGTGACCTCTCTA ATTACACGGACTTGGCGATGAGCACAGTGACGCAGACACAGGCCATTCCCTACACGGGCCCTTTCAATCTGCTTTATTACCAGCTGCAGAAACTCACTG GTGATGTAGAAGAaatagaaatccaacaaaaaccAGCCCTGAaggttttcaaaaatattaCTGTGATCCAGGAACCAGGCATGGTAGTTCTTGAG tGGGTGGCAAATCCTGCTAATGATATGTATGCAGACACTGTGACAACAGTGATACTGGAAGTTCAGTCAAACCccaaaatacagaaag ctgcaGTAAGTAAGATTTCCAAAAAAATAGATATGGATGTATATAGGAAGAGAATGGAGATCATGCTTCA GGATATGTTTGGAGAGGACTGTGTGAGTTCCAAAGATGACTCTGTGCTGTGCATCACCGTGGATGGAAAGACTGCCAACATTTCCCTGGACACTCGG ACAGTTGACTGTGAGCCAGGAAGCGAAGACGACGAATCCCTTCGTGAAATGGTGGAactggcagcacagaggcttTATGATGCCCTCAGCCCTGTATACTGA